A segment of the Chloroflexota bacterium genome:
GAGATGTCGTTGGCCAGCAGATCGAGCTTGAACGGCCCGATGACCGGAATGCCACCGCCGACGCTCGCCTCGTAGGCCACGTCGAGCCCCTTCGCCGCCGCTGCCGCCACGATGGCCGGCCCGTGCTTCGCCATCACTTCCTTGTTGGCGGTGACGACGTGCTTGCCGTTGGCGATGGCCCGCAGGATGTACTCGTGGGCAGGCTGCTCGCCGCCCATCATCTCGGCGACGATGTGGATGTCCGGGTCGTTCAGCACATCGTCCGGGTTGGTGGTGATGTTCAGCCACCCGGCGTCCTGATGCCGGCTCCGGTCGCGGACGAGCACGCCGCTCAGGGCCACCTGCCGCCCGACCCGCCGTGCGATGGTGTCGGCCTTGTCCCGCAGCGTCCGCGCGACACCGCCACCGACGACGCCATGTCCCAGCAGTCCAACGTTGATTGTCTCACTCATGCTATTGAGGCCCTCACCCCCCAGCCCCCTCTCCCTGTGCGCGGGAGAGGGGGAGCGGGTACCTGAATCGCACAGCCAAAGCCGGCGGGATTTCCCAGAGCGTGTTCCGCCCTCGTGTTCGTGTGCATGGGTCTTGCATCGCCCAGAGCGCCACTTTCGAACTGTCGATCGCCCACTCCCCCTCTCCCGCGCACCGGGCGACGATGTCGGCGCAGCCGATATGTGCGCCGCGCAGCGGGCTGGGGGGTGAGGGCTTCCCCCTGAAACTCGTGAGGGCGGGACCGGAGTCCCGCCCTTCGTCTGTGCCGCTTACGCTCGCTCGAACTTGCCCTCTTCGGCGCGTGCTCCCACCCGTGCCTGCTCCAGAGCCGGGTCGGGGTACGGACGCGCGCCTGGCACCACCTGCCAGAACTGGGTCCGGTACGACTCCCAGGCGTCGAGGATCAGGCGCGCGCGCGGGCTGCCCGTCTTGGCGAAGTGCTCGTCGATCAGGGCGTAGAGCTGCTCCAGGTGGTCCAGCTCCATGACCCGCTCGAGGTGCACCATCTCGGGGTTGTACCGCTCCGGCAGCGTATTGTCCGGGTCGAAGACGTAGGCCACGCCGTTCGACATGCCGGCCGCGAAGTTGCGGCCGGTCTCGCCCAGCACCACGACGGTGCCGCCCGTCATGTACTCGCAGCAGTGGTCGCCGGTGCCTTCGACGACCGCCGTCGCGCCGCTGTTCCGCACCGCGAACCGCTCGCCGGCCCGCCCGCTGGCGAACAGCCTGCCGCTGGTCGCGCCGTAGAGCGTCGTGTTGCCGAGGATCACGTTCTCGTGCGGCTCGAAGCTGGCCTCGGCGGACGGCATGATGGCGATCTCGCCGCCGCAGAGGCCCTTCGCCACGTAGTCGTTCGCCTCGCCTTCCAGCACCATACGCATGCCGTTGGTGGCCCAGGCGCCGAAGCTCTGGCCGGCGCTGCCCTTGAAGCGCAGCTCGATGGTGCCATCTGGCAGCCCCGTGCTGCCGTACCGCCGCGCGATCTCGCCGGCCAGCCGTGCGCCAACCGTCCGGTGAGCGTTCTGGATGGTGTACGGCAGCGTCACCCGCTTGCCCGTCTCCAACGCATCCTGAGCGTCGCGGACGATCTCAGGATCGAGCGCCGTATCCGTGGGGCGGATGTTCCGATTCTGGACGTGCAGGCGTGGGCGGGAGCCAGTCGGATCGACCCGCGTCAGGATCGGGGTCAGGTCGAGCAGGCGGCCCCGGTCACCCTCGGGCAGCGTGCGCTCGGCCAGCAGCTCCGGCCGCCCGATGATCTCGTCCAGCTTGCGGAAGCCGAGCGAGGCCAGGATCTCGCGGACTTCCATCGCGACGTGCGTGAAGTAGTGGACAGCCATCTCGGCGGTGCCGTCGAACTTGGCCCGGTAGACCGGATCCTGCGTCGCGACGCCCGTCGGACAGGTGTTCAGGTGACAGGCGCGCGCCATGTCGCAGCCGATGGCCACGACGGCCGCCGTCCCGAACCCGTACTCCTCCGCGCCGAGCATGGCCGCAACGACCACATCCCGCCCGGTCTTGAGGCCGCCGTCCGTGCGGAGGGTGATCCGCCCGCGTAGCTCGTTGAGCACCAGCGTCTGCTGGGTTTCGGCGAGGCCAAGCTCCCACGGCGAGCCGGTGTTCTTGATCGACGAGAGCGGCGAAGCGCCGGTCCCGCCGTCATGACCGCTGATCAGGATGTAGTCGGCGTACGCCTTCGCGACGCCCGCCGCGATGGTGCCAACGCCTGCCGAGGCCACCAGCTTGACGCCGACGCGGGCGCGCGGGTTGGTCATCTTCAGGTCGTAGATCAGCTGGGCGAGGTCTTCAATACTGTAGATGTCGTGGTGGGGCGGCGGCGAGATCAGGGTAATACCAGGGATCGTGAACCGGAGCTTCGCGATCAGGTCGTTGTTCTTGGCCCCGGGCAGCTGGCCGCCCTCGCCGGGCTTGGCCCCCTGCGCCATCTTGATCTCGATCTCGTCGGCCATCATCAGGTACTCGGCGGTCACGCCGAAGCGCGCCGAGGCCACCTGCTTGATCTTGTTGTGCCCGAGATCGCCATGTGCATCCGGCACGTAGTTGACCGGATCCTCGCCGCCCTCGCCCGAGTTCGAGCGCGCGCCGATGCGGTTCATCGCCACAGCCAGCGTGCGGTGCGCCTCTGGCGAGAGCGCGCCAAGCGACATCGCCGTGCTGACGAAACGGCGGCGGATCGACTCGACAGACTCGACCTCGCGCAGCGGGATCGGCGTGCCGGGCTTGAACTCCAGCAGGTCACGCACCGTCATCGGGATGCGGGCATGCACCAGCTTGCTGAACTGCTGGTACGCCTCGTAGTCGTCGTTGCGCGCGGCACTATGGAGCGCCCGCACCACCAGCGGCTGGAAGGCGTGATACTCGCCCTCGCGGCGGAAGCGGATGAAGCCGTAGTCAGGCAGCCGGCCACGCTTCGCGGCCGGGCCTTCGGTGATCGGCTGGGGGTAGCCCGCACCATGCCGCCCGAGAAGGTCCGTGCCGATCTCCGCGAACCCGACGCCGCCGACATCCGAGACCGTCCCGACGAAGCAGTGGTTGACCACCTCCTTCGCCAGCCCGAGCGCCTCGAAGATCTGCGCGCCGCGATAGCTGGAGATCGTCGAGATCCCCATCTTGGACATGATCTTGAACAGGCCCAGCTCCGCCGCGTGGACAAACTGTGCCTGCTGCTTCGCGATGGTCGCCTTGCTGTTGGCCTTCCAGTCCGCCTCGCGCTCGGAGGTGTCCTCGCGCTTCTTCCGGGCGATGACCAGATCCTGCTGGAACTCGGCCTCCAGCTCGGCGGCGATGGTCTCCAGGGCCAGCCAGGGGTGGACCGCCGCCGCGCCATAGCCGATGAGGCAGGCGAAGTGGTGGACGTCCCAGGCGTCGCCGCTCTCCACGATCAGGTCGGCCCGCATGCGGGTGCCCGCCGCGATCAGGTGGTGGTGGACCGCGCCCGTCGCCATCAGCGAGGGGATCGGGGCGCGCTCCTTCGAGACCGCCCGATCCGAGATGATCAGGACCGTGGCGCCCTGGGCCAGGGCGTCGCCAGCGGCAGCGCACAGCCGGTCGACGCCTTTGCGGAGGCCGTCCGGGCCGTCCGCCACGGCGAACGTCGCGTCCAGCGTCTTCGCGACCAGCGAGTCCCGCTTCAGGGTCCGGAGCAGCGCCATCTGCTCCTGCAGCAGCACCGGGCTGACCAGCTCCAGCAGTTTGGCGTGGTCCGGCGTCTCCTCCAGCATCGAGCGGCGCGGGCCGACCAGCGTCCGCAACGACATCACCAGCTCCTCGCGGAGCGGGTCGATGGGCGGGTTGGTCACCTGGGCAAATCGCTGCTTGAAGAAGGCGTAGAGCAGCCGGGGCACCCGCGAGAGGACCGCCATCGGGGTGTCGTCACCCATCGAGAAGATGGGATCTTTCCCATCGGCACCCATCGGGCGGATGATGAACTTCACTTCCTCGGCGGTGTAGCCGAACGCCTGCTGGATCGGCATCAGGTCGGCGGCAGAGGTCGCCGCGCCATCGCCGCCGTGCGCCACAATCTCGCCCGCGCCGTTGGCGTGGCCGTTCAGGTGGGCGTGGCCGTTGGCGCCGTTGGCGTGGCCGTTGGCGTGGCCGTTCAGGCCGTTCCTCTCGCCGATGGGGAGCGTGGCCAGGTCCGCGAGGCTGACCATCGAGCGGGAGACCCACTCGCCGTACGGTCGGCGCTCCGAGATCTCGCGCTTCAGCTCGTCGTTGTGCAGAATGCGGTGACGGACGGTGTCCACGGCCAGCATCTGGCCCGGGCCGAGCCGGCCCTTCTCGACGATATTGGCGTCATCCATGTCCACGACGCCGACCTCGGAGGCGGCCACCACCAGGCCGTCGCGGTCGATCTTGTAGCGTGAGGGGCGCAGGCCGTTGCGGTCCAGCACCGCGCCCACGGTGAAGCCGTCCGTGAACGAGAGGCCAGCCGGCCCGTCCCACGGCTCGATGACAGCATCGTGGAACCGGTAGAAGTCGCGCAGGCGCGGCTCCATCTCCGACATGTTCTCCCAGGCCGGCGGCACCATCATCATCATCGAGTGGAGCACGTCACGCCCGCTCTGCTCGATCAGCTCCAGGACGTTGTCCAGGCTGGCCGAGTCCGAGCCGTTCGGGGAGACAATCGGGCTGAGGGCCGAGAGATCCTGGCCCCAGACCGGCGAGTTGCAGCTGACCTCGCGGGAGCGCATCCAGTTGCGGTTGCCCTGGACCGTGTTGATCTCGCCGTTGTGCGCGAGGAACCGGAACGGCTGGGCCAGGAACCAGTTCGGCAGGGTGTTCGTGGAGTAGCGCTGGTGGAAGATCGCCAGGGCCGTCTCGTAGGACGGATCGCGCAGGTCGGTGTAGAAGGCCGGGAGCTGCGCAGACAGCATCAGCCCCTTGTAGATGACGGTGCGGCTCGACATCGACGGCACGTAGAAGCCCTCGACGCCGTGCTCGGCGATGCGCCGTTCGGCCTCCTTGCGGGCGCGGTACAGCGCGCGCTCGAAGGTGGTGTCATCCACGAGGCCGCTCGGGCGGGCGATGATCACCTGCCGAATCTCCGGCCGCGTATCGAGCGCCTTCTCCCCCAGCGCGCCGATATCGACGGGCACCTCGCGCCACCCGACGACCGTCAAGCCCTGCGACCGCAGCGCGTGATCGACGACGGCCGTACAGAGATCCCGAGCGACAAGGTCGTCGCGCGGGAGGAAGACCATACCCAGCGCCAGGTCTTCGGGCCGGTTGACCATGAAGCCGCGCCGCTCGGCCTCTCGAACGAGGAGCTTGCGCGGAAGCTGCGTCAGGACGCCGCTCCCGTCACCGGTCTTGGCGTCGGCGTCGACGGCGCCACGATGGGTGACGTTGCCGACCGCCTGGAGCGCCTTCACCAGGATGTCGTGACCCTGCTCCCCTGAAACGCGCGCAACGAAGCCGACCCCACAGGCGTCGTGTTCAAACGCCGGTTTGTAGAGCGGCGCGTTGACCCCACCAGCATGCCGAGCGCTCATGCCCTGACCTCACGCCACGCAGACAGACAAAATGACCACCGACAACTGCGACGACGTATCCTCAAGGGAAACAAAAGGCCGGCCCTACTTGCAGTGCCGACCTACTCCCCTGTGGTACCTCGCGCGTTGCACCGTCTCCAGATCACCGCCCGTGTGGTGGAGCCGCGCAACGTCATAGTCAGCGTCGACTATGATTTTTGCGAGTGTACCCTACTTGGGCACGCTGCACAACCCCCCTCGTGCGAAGTTTCCAATGGGATACGGTCCACCCGTCGGTGCGGGAGCGGTCAGGTAACAGTGGTGCGACGACAGCCGAAGTCAGGCAGGCAGCTTTCGTTCGATACGCTGACGCCCCCGGGGGAGCAACAGCCGCCCCTGGTCATTGGCGGGCTGACCGTCGAGGTGCAGCGCAGCGACCGTCGGCGGCGGACGATCAGCGCCCGCGCCGACGGCGACCGCCTGATCCTCCAGGTGCCAGCCGGCCTCTCAGCCGACGAGGAGCGGGGCTGGGCCGAGAAGCTTGGCGCGCGGATCGTGGCGGCCCGCCGCAAGCGCGAGCTGAACTCCGACGAGGATCTGGCGGCGCGCGCGCAGCAGCTCAACGTCCAGTACTTCGAGGGCCGGCTCCGGTTCGTCAGCGTGCGCTACGTCGCGAACCAGCAGCATCGCTTCGGCAGCTGCACGCCGAGTCATGGGACGATCCGGATCTCGGACCGGCTGGCGAAGATGCCGGCCTGGGTCCGTGACGCCGTCCTCGTGCACGAGCTGTCGCACCTGGTCGAGTCGAACCACACGGCCCGCTTCTGGAAGCTGGCGAACCGCTATCCGCTGATGGAGCGCGCCCGCGGCTACCTGATGGCCGTCGGCCTGGACGACGAAGGCGATGGGCCGTAGCTCGAGGGTTTTGGGTCGTGGGTCGTGGGTCGAAGATCGAGGGGAGACGGTCAGCGGGTGAGGTCCTTCGCTGCGCTCAGGATGACAATGGCAACTTGCATGCTTTCACCCGCGACCCTCGATCTACGCCCCTCGATCTACGCCCCTCGACCCTCGACCCTAAAACTCGACATCGACTCGGAACGCCGCGACCTCGTTGGCCGGGTACGCGATGATCAGCGTAGCCTGCGAGTCGCCGATGTTGCGCGCGCCGTGGATCGTGTTGGCCGGGGCCCGCCAGCTGGTGCCAGCATCGACCTCGTCCGTCTCGGTGCCGACGAGGATCTTCAGCTTCCCCTCGACCAGCGTCATCGCCTCTTCGACGAGGTGCGTGTGCGGCGGGATGGTGCCGCCCGGCTCCAGGTAGACGACGCCAGCGGTGATCGCGCCGGAGCCGGTCGCCTTGTCGATGGTGATGCGGCGGGTGACGCCCGGGCCGCGCGTCTCGGCCGGAATGTCTGCGTGCCTGGAAACGCTGACCATGTGTGACCTCCCTCTCAGATCCGAGCAGCGCCCGGCGGTCGGTCTGTAGAGCGGGCGCCCTGCCGATGGCGGGCGGCCCGCGCGGGCCGACAACGATGCCGGGATGCCTCGGATGGGCGAGATGATACGCGGCCGGGAGGGAAAGGGGAATCCTGGCGCTTGACGCCTGCCGTATACTCGGAAACGGCGCGGCAGGCACGCCCTGCGTCCGTGCGCCAGGGGAGTGGTCTGGGTTTGGGAGAGATCGCGGCGAGCACCGACTTCGCCACCGCGACCTCGGCACGACCGAGTGTCACCATTAAGATCGCGCAGACCCTCGACGGACGGATCGCCACGCTGACCGGCCAGTCGCAGTGGATCACCTGCGAGCCGGCCCGCGCGCTCGCGCACGAGCTGCGGGCCACCCACGACGCCGTGCTGGTCGGCATCGGCACCGTCCTCTACGACAATCCTCGCCTGACGGTGCGGATGGTGGACGGCCCCGATCCGCTGCGCGTCGTCGCGGACACCCATCTGCGGATCCCGCTGGACAGCCACCTGCTCGCCGACCGGCCGGACCGCACCATCTGCGTGGTGGGGCCAGACGTTGACCCGGCCCGCGTCGAGGCGGTCCGAGCGCTCGGGGCGCTGGTGATCGTCGGGACGGTGTGTGAGGGCCGCCTCGACCTGGCGGCGATGCTCCAGCAGTTGTACGAACTCGGCATCCGGTCGCTGATGGTAGAGGGCGGCTCGGGGATCATCACGTCGCTGCTGCGCGCGCGCCTGATCGACCGGCTGGTGGTCTGCATTGCGCCGAAGGTGATCGGCGCGGGGCTGGACGCCATCGGTGACCTCGGCATCCGCGAGCTGTCCCAGGCGTTGACCTTCCGGAACACCAGCATCCGGCAGCTCGGCTCGGACATCGTGTTTGAGGGGCTGGTCGAGCGCCCGACGCCGAACGGCGATGCCCGCCACGCCGGGTGACGGCCCCACGCTGTACCCCCGAGCCGTCTGGTTCCCGGCCCCGCTGACGGTCGAGATCCGCGACGAGCCGCTTCGGCCGCCCGGCCCTGGCGAGATCCTGGTCCGGGCCGAGCGCTCGGCCATCAGCGCCGGCACCGAGATGCTGGTCTACCGAGGGCAGATCCCGCCTGAGACGACGCTCGATCTGCCGACCCTGGCCGGCAGCTTCCGCTTCCCCATCAAGTACGGGTACGCCAGCGTCGGGACGGTCGTCGCGCTCGGCCAGGGGGTGGCGGGCGTGGCCGTCGGGCAGCGCGTCTTCTGCCTGCACCCGCACCAGACGGTCTACACCCTCTTGAGCGACCTCGCATGGCCGCTGCCGGACGGCATCCTGCCCGAGCGCGCCGTGCTGGCCGCCAACCTTGAAACGGCGTTGAACGCCCTGCTCGACGTGCCGGTGCGCCTGGGGGAGCGGGTCGCCATCTTCGGGCAGGGGATCGTCGGGCTGCTGATCGGGCTGCTGGCACGGCGGAACGGCGCTGGCCGGGTGGCGGTGGTCGATCCGTTCGCGCGTCGGCGGACGCTCGCGCTCGGGCTGGGCGCGAACGCGGCCCTCGACGCGTCAAGCCTGTCCCCTCCGGAGCTTGCCGAGGCGTTGGCCGAAGCCTGTGGGGGCCGTCCCGATGTCGTCTACGAGGCGAGCGGCAGCCCCGCGGCCTTGCAGAGCGCGCTCGACGCCGTGGCTGACGAGGGCACGGTGACGGTCTGCTCGTGGTACGGCACGAAGCCCGTCGCGCTGGAGCTGGGCGGCCGGTTCCACCGAGGCCGCATCCGCCTGCGCTCGACGCAGGTCGGGCGGGTGCCCCCCGAGCTGGCGGGCCGCTGGAGCTTTGAGCGCCGACGAGCAGCCGTGCTGGAACTGCTGGCGGTCCTGCCCGTTGACCAGATGGTGACGCATCGCGTGCCGTTCGAGGACGCGGCCACGGCGTACCGGCTGGTAGCCGAGCAGCCCGAGGAGACCGTGCAAGTCGTGCTGACCTACGACAACGCCGACCCCACCACCGAGAGTGTGAGAGCCGCCGAGACGGTGACTGCGGACAGGCACGGCCCGCCGGCCGAGCACCCGCCCGCGGAACCCCGGCCGGTGGATCAGGCGTCTGCAGAACCCCAGCCGGCGGAGCGCGCTCGGTGAGCCCGGGCGACCGCCTGCGCGGCATGCTCGATCCGCTCGACCCGGCCGTGCGAGCGTGGTTGCAGCGGGAGCTGCCCCGGCTCGTCCGGGACAGCTACCTGAGCGCGGCCCAGGCGGACCTGATCGCCCGGCGCTACGGCGTCCAGGTGACCGAGGCCGACATCGCGGCAGCCACCGCCGCCGAGCCGGCAGCATCCCCCGAGAGCGCAGCATCCCCTGAGAGCCCGGCTGGCGCAGCCCCGCCCGACGCCGGGCCTGAACCGGGCGCGTCCGCCGCCTCTCCCTCCGAGTCCTGGGGAGCGCCTCCTCCTGCTGGCGCGGCCCCCGGCCGCGCGTCCGGCGCCCCGCTGATGCCGCCGCCCCCCGGCCCGATGCTGGCGCCCGGCCCAACGCTGGCGCCCGGCCCGACGTCGATACCCGGCGCGCTACGTCCACCGGCCCGGGCGGCGCAAGCGGCCCCGGCAGGTCAAACGGGCGCACCGGCGGGGGGCGCGCCGCGCTCCACCCCCTTCGTCGCCGATCACGCCGTCTCCATCGTCCTCTACCTCGGCGCGTTCCTGGTGGTCGCCGCTGTCATCATCTTCCTGGCCTACTCCTGGGACCAGATCTCCGGCGGCATGCGCCTCGCCGCCTTGATGGTACTGACCGGCGGCTTCCTGGGCGCGGCGGCGGTCTGCCTGCCGCGCCCGGCCGTCCGGCCAGCCGGCCGCACCTTCCTGGCGCTCGGCGCGATCCTGGTTCCAGCCAACGTGGCGGCCGTCTATCTCGTCTACTTCTCGCACAGCCCGATCCCGGCCGCCACGTTCTGGCTGCTCGGCGCGTCGACCTCGGGCGTGTTGCACGCGGTCCTGTCGGTCCGCCTCCGCTCGACGGGCTACGCCATCCTGGCCGTGCCGTCGGTGCCGGTGGCCGCCTGCGCGCTCGGCTGGCTGGTCGATCCACACTGGGAGTGGCTGGGCATGTCGGCGGCCCTGGCGCTGGCCCTGCTGGTGACGGCCGCTCGCTTCGGCCCACCGATCCCGCTGGTGCTGACGGCCCGCGTGCTCGGCTCGGGGCTGCTGGTGCTGGCCGCGCTGGTCTCGCTGCCGGCCATCGACGCGCACAACGAGCGCCAGTGGAGCCCGACCGTCGCCTTGATCGCCATGAGCGCGGCGCTGGCCTTCGAGGCGGCCCGGCGCGGCAAGACGTGGTGGTTCGGAGCGGTCGCCGCGCTGGTGACGGGGCCGTTCGTGGCGCTGATACTGGCGATGGAGCAGCGCCATCAGCCGCTGGTGGCGGCGGCCATCGTCGGCGGCTGGCTCTCGGCGGCGGCGGCGCGCTGGCTCCAGCGTCAGCAACGCCTGCTCTGGGCCTGCGCGACCCTGGTCCCCGCCGCCGTCTTCCCGCTGGCAGCCTGGGAGGTTGACCGCTCGTCGCTGATCCTCTTCGCCAGCACCATCGGACTGGTCGGCGTGTTCGCCTGGGTCTTCCGCTCGGTGCTGCCGCTGTACGTCGGCGTGCTGGCCGTCGATGGGCTGTACGTCAAGCTGCTGGACATCTTCGGCTCGTCAGACAGCCCGGGCTGGATGCTCGGGGTAGCCCTCTGGCCGCTGGCCCTGCTCTGGCTGGCCGCCGGCGCGGTGCTGCCGCGCCGACAGGCCGGCCCGGCCTGGGTCGGCGCACTGGTCACGATGGCCGCCGCCGAGCTGATCGCGTGGCCGGAGGCCCGCTGGGCGCTGGTCATTGCCGTCAGCGGACTGGTCGGCAGCATCCTCGGCGCGTGGCGGCCGCGGTTCGCGCCGGTCCTGCTGCTGGCAAGCCTCTGGCTGGTCGGCGCGGGCCTCCACCTGGGCGACCTCCTGGCCTGGGAATGGCCGTGGCGGGCGGTCCTGATCGGCGTCAGCGCCTGGATCCTGTTCGCGGTCTCGATGGTGCGCCCGCCCGGCTTCCCCGCGTCGCGCGCCACGCCTGCCACGCCGAGAGCGCCGCTGCCGGCCGCCGCCCTGTCAGCGGTTGGGGCGTCCACCCTGGGGGACTGGGCACTGCTCGCCCGGCTGGCGGCGCTGGCGGTGGCGGGCCTCGGGATCGTCGTGCTGCTGCCGTCGCTGCCGAATCCGCGTCCCGCCCGCGACGCCTGGCTGATCGCCTCGACGGTCAGCTGGCTGAACGTGGCGGTTCTGCTCGGCGCCTGGGCTTTCCTGGCGCGCGCGTGGCTGCCGGCCTGGGCCGCCGCGCTGGCCGTGGTGCCGGCTCTGCTGAGCGGGGTCGGGCGGCTGCACCCGCAGGACGCGCAGGTGTACGCCGCGCCGGTCGGGCTGTATCTGCTGGCCGCCGGGTTCGCGGGGCGGCGGCAGCGGCAGGGCGTGGTGGCGAACGTACTGGCGGGGGCGGGGCTGGTCACCCTGCTCGGCACGAGCGTGGTGCAGTCGTTCGACCGCGACGGTTTCCTCTACGCGCTGCTGGCCCTGGTCGAGGGGCTGGCGGCGGTGGCCGTCGGCATCGCGCTGCGCTGGCGGGTGATCGTCGCAGTGGGCGTAGCCGGCACGGTCGTCATCGCGCTCCGGCAACTGTTCGACGCCGTCGCGGCTCTGCCCGGCTGGGCGATCCTCGGCGGGAGCGGCATCCTGCTCCTGACGATTGCCGTCGTGCTGCTGCTGGTGCGGGCCCGGCTGGCAGCGGCTGGCCGGGCCGCCGCCGAGCGCTGGAGCCAGTGGGACTGACCGCGCCCCGTGGGACGAACCACACTCCGTGGCAGCCGTGCCGGCGCCGAACCGGTACCATCTCCCGCACGCGGCGCGACGGCCCGAACGCAGGGCTGGCGTCGTGGACCAGATCAGCAAGGGGTGATGGCAGATGCGAGCGGTCTGTCAGCGGGTGAGCCGCGCCAGCGTGACCGTTGACGGCGAGGTCGTCGGGCAGATCGAGCGCGGCTGGCTGGTGCTGCTGGGCGTCGGCCCCCACGACAACGAGGCCGTCGCGGCCCGGGTGGCCGACAAGCTCGTCGGGCTGCGCGTCTTTCCCGACGACGCCGGCAAGATGAACCGCTCGGTGCTGGACGCTGGCGGCGCGGTCCTGGTCGTTTCGCAGTTCACACTGTACGCCGATACCTCGCGCGGGCGGCGGCCGGGCTTCACCGGAGCCGCCCCGCCGGCCGTCGCCGAGCCACTGGTGGCCCGCTTCGCCGCCATGATTCGCCAGCGCGGCCTGCGCGTCGAGACCGGCCGCTTCGGCACGCACATGGATGTCGAGCTGGTCAACGACGGCCCGGTCACCATCGTGCTGACGGACGAGCCAGCCGCCCCTGCCACCCAGGCGCCCCGGTGAGCGCCTCTCCGGAACCGCTCCGCGAGCGCAAGTCGGCTGACTGGTGGGATCAGTTCTGGCAGCGACCGCTCGCGGCGACCGGCCGGCTGCTTACCTGCCGGCGGACCGCCGAGGAGACCCTGCGGCTGCTCGGCCCGACCCTCGCGCGGTTGCCGGCCGGGCGCAGGCTGCGGGTGCTCGATCTCGGCTGCGGCCACGGCGACCTGACGCCGCTGCTCCTGAACGAGTCGCGGTTGGAGATCGTGGCCGTCGATCTCTCGGCGGCGGCGCTCGGTCAGTTTCGGGCGCGGCAGGCCGGCCGCCTGCCAGATCGGCTCAGGCTCACCCGGGCCAGCGTCTACGAGCTGCCGTTCGCAGATGCCGCGTTCGACGTGGTCGTCAGCTTCGGCTACGCCAGCGCCGCCTCGTATGCCGGCGCGGAGTCCGAGGTTGCGCGCGTGCTGCGGCCCGGCGGCCTCGCCATCATCGACTTCGTCAGCCCGAGCCTGTACCGCTGGGTCGCCGCGCCCAGGGCCACCGCGCGCTGGCTTCAGCGCTACCGCGATCCGTCCCAGGAGCAGTACCACTTCGGGCGGCTCGGCCTGCGGGAGCACTTCGCACCGGCCCGCTTGCACCTGGAGGCGGTCAGCTACCTGAACGCCTACCCGCCGCTCGAACGGCTGGCCGGGCAGCCCTGGTGTGGGCTGCTCGACCGCGCGCTCTCACGGCTGGCCGGGCCGCTGCTGGGCCGGGTGCTGCTGGCGCGCCTGCGCCGCCGCTGAACCAGGAGCACGAGTGGCCTGCGCCGCGGCTAGCTTGCCCGGGCCACGAAGTTCAGCTCCACCCCGAGCTGATCCGAGACGCCGGTCACGGATGGCACCTGCGGGATGCTCACGCCCCAGTCAGCGTAGCGAATGGTCGTCTTCGCGATGCCCTCGAGCTGGTTGGCAGCGGTCGGCGTCACCGTCACATCAAACGTTGCCTCGCGGTCGGTGCCCTTGATGTTCAGGTTGCCAACCATCTGGAAGGTGATCGGCTGGCCGACCGTCGCCGCGTCCGGCAGCCCGACCATCCTGGTGGGCGTGAAGGTGATGTACTCATGCTGCTCGGTCTGGAGGATCTGGTTCTGCAGCATCCGGTTGCGCCCCTCGGCGTCGGTGGTCAGCGTGCGAGCGTTGACCCGGATCGCGCCGACGTTCGCCGCGTCGATGTCCCTAAGGTCAGCGGCGATCTGGCCTGCGACCTGGCTGGTGGTCCCGACGACGGTCTTCGGCGAGCCGCGCAGCACCTCGTCGATAATGAACTTCGCGGTCGACGCGTTCGGGTCGATCTGGTAGACGGTCTGGCTGGCGGCGGACGTCTTCGCGACGGGCGCGGCAGCGATCGGCGCGCTGGCCTGGGCCGGCGGCTTGAAGATGCTCCAACCGACCATTCCGACTGCCATGACGACCGCTACGAATCCTGCGCCAAGAATCAGCTTCATGCAGCATGCTCCTCAAAGTAGGTTCTGGGAAGGACGGCCAACTGGGCGTCGCGACCGTCCACGCAACAGGC
Coding sequences within it:
- a CDS encoding RibD family protein yields the protein MAASTDFATATSARPSVTIKIAQTLDGRIATLTGQSQWITCEPARALAHELRATHDAVLVGIGTVLYDNPRLTVRMVDGPDPLRVVADTHLRIPLDSHLLADRPDRTICVVGPDVDPARVEAVRALGALVIVGTVCEGRLDLAAMLQQLYELGIRSLMVEGGSGIITSLLRARLIDRLVVCIAPKVIGAGLDAIGDLGIRELSQALTFRNTSIRQLGSDIVFEGLVERPTPNGDARHAG
- a CDS encoding zinc-binding dehydrogenase; translated protein: MPATPGDGPTLYPRAVWFPAPLTVEIRDEPLRPPGPGEILVRAERSAISAGTEMLVYRGQIPPETTLDLPTLAGSFRFPIKYGYASVGTVVALGQGVAGVAVGQRVFCLHPHQTVYTLLSDLAWPLPDGILPERAVLAANLETALNALLDVPVRLGERVAIFGQGIVGLLIGLLARRNGAGRVAVVDPFARRRTLALGLGANAALDASSLSPPELAEALAEACGGRPDVVYEASGSPAALQSALDAVADEGTVTVCSWYGTKPVALELGGRFHRGRIRLRSTQVGRVPPELAGRWSFERRRAAVLELLAVLPVDQMVTHRVPFEDAATAYRLVAEQPEETVQVVLTYDNADPTTESVRAAETVTADRHGPPAEHPPAEPRPVDQASAEPQPAERAR
- a CDS encoding DUF2157 domain-containing protein, with the protein product MSPGDRLRGMLDPLDPAVRAWLQRELPRLVRDSYLSAAQADLIARRYGVQVTEADIAAATAAEPAASPESAASPESPAGAAPPDAGPEPGASAASPSESWGAPPPAGAAPGRASGAPLMPPPPGPMLAPGPTLAPGPTSIPGALRPPARAAQAAPAGQTGAPAGGAPRSTPFVADHAVSIVLYLGAFLVVAAVIIFLAYSWDQISGGMRLAALMVLTGGFLGAAAVCLPRPAVRPAGRTFLALGAILVPANVAAVYLVYFSHSPIPAATFWLLGASTSGVLHAVLSVRLRSTGYAILAVPSVPVAACALGWLVDPHWEWLGMSAALALALLVTAARFGPPIPLVLTARVLGSGLLVLAALVSLPAIDAHNERQWSPTVALIAMSAALAFEAARRGKTWWFGAVAALVTGPFVALILAMEQRHQPLVAAAIVGGWLSAAAARWLQRQQRLLWACATLVPAAVFPLAAWEVDRSSLILFASTIGLVGVFAWVFRSVLPLYVGVLAVDGLYVKLLDIFGSSDSPGWMLGVALWPLALLWLAAGAVLPRRQAGPAWVGALVTMAAAELIAWPEARWALVIAVSGLVGSILGAWRPRFAPVLLLASLWLVGAGLHLGDLLAWEWPWRAVLIGVSAWILFAVSMVRPPGFPASRATPATPRAPLPAAALSAVGASTLGDWALLARLAALAVAGLGIVVLLPSLPNPRPARDAWLIASTVSWLNVAVLLGAWAFLARAWLPAWAAALAVVPALLSGVGRLHPQDAQVYAAPVGLYLLAAGFAGRRQRQGVVANVLAGAGLVTLLGTSVVQSFDRDGFLYALLALVEGLAAVAVGIALRWRVIVAVGVAGTVVIALRQLFDAVAALPGWAILGGSGILLLTIAVVLLLVRARLAAAGRAAAERWSQWD
- a CDS encoding D-tyrosyl-tRNA(Tyr) deacylase, coding for MRAVCQRVSRASVTVDGEVVGQIERGWLVLLGVGPHDNEAVAARVADKLVGLRVFPDDAGKMNRSVLDAGGAVLVVSQFTLYADTSRGRRPGFTGAAPPAVAEPLVARFAAMIRQRGLRVETGRFGTHMDVELVNDGPVTIVLTDEPAAPATQAPR
- a CDS encoding class I SAM-dependent methyltransferase; its protein translation is MSASPEPLRERKSADWWDQFWQRPLAATGRLLTCRRTAEETLRLLGPTLARLPAGRRLRVLDLGCGHGDLTPLLLNESRLEIVAVDLSAAALGQFRARQAGRLPDRLRLTRASVYELPFADAAFDVVVSFGYASAASYAGAESEVARVLRPGGLAIIDFVSPSLYRWVAAPRATARWLQRYRDPSQEQYHFGRLGLREHFAPARLHLEAVSYLNAYPPLERLAGQPWCGLLDRALSRLAGPLLGRVLLARLRRR